The following are encoded together in the Pempheris klunzingeri isolate RE-2024b chromosome 24, fPemKlu1.hap1, whole genome shotgun sequence genome:
- the LOC139223902 gene encoding claudin-10-like, protein MWRRLAQILGLLLCLLGWGFVGCTLAMDHWRVAQLGGQGGSSVVLTAWYWSDLWRDCYEDSTALVNCVDFGVLWAVKPYIQAVRGLLMIGLCLGLIGVVLTFFGLECTHIGGDPKSNDRMLITACAFHLLGCLSDVAAYCLYTNRVVAAFLHAKADPSKLSYDIGPALYIGLVGSFLILLGCTVHCATACRLKHPKRYPLVSFTGGKGEENEVLRGKKHICAPSKRTNDSRNVSLYKMASVVTV, encoded by the exons ATGTGGAGGAGACTGGCTCAGATCCTgggcctgctgctctgcttatTGGGCTGGGGCTTCGTGGGCTGCACCCTTGCTATGGACCACTGGAG GGTGGCCCAGCTGGGGGGTCAAGGGGGCTCCTCTGTAGTGCTGACAGCTTGGTACTGGTCTGACCTCTGGAGGGACTGCTATGAAGACTCCACTGCTCTGGTGAACTGTGTAGACTTCGGGGTGCTGTGGGCGGTCAAAC cGTACATCCAGGCAGTCAGGGGGCTCCTGATGATCGGCCTCTGCCTCGGACTGATCGGTGTAGTGCTCACATTCTTCGGACTGGAGTGCACACACATCGGTGGAGACCCTAAGAGTAATGACAGGATGTTAATAACAGCGTGTGCTTTCCATCTGCTCGGCT GCCTATCAGACGTGGCTGCTTATTGTTTATACACAAACAGAGTGGTTGCAGCTTTTTTACACGCCAAAGCAGATCCGTCAAAACTGAG CTATGACATCGGACCAGCCCTGTACATTGGCCTGGTGGGGAGCTTCCTCATTTTACTTGGCTGTACAGTTCACTGTGCAACTGCATGCAGACTTAAGCATCCAAAAAG ATATCCCCTGGTTTCCTTTACTGgtggaaaaggagaggaaaatgaagtcttaagaggaaaaaaacatatctGTGCACCATCAAAGAGGACCAATGACTCCAGAAATGTGTCTCTCTACAAGATGGCTTCTGTTGTGACTGTATAA
- the cldn10d gene encoding claudin-10 has protein sequence MKYRTVVMYMEIGCFVSCLCGWILVCSTLPTEYWTFSEVGSIVLTTSNYYSNLWKDCISDTTGVSDCKDYPSMLALPAFLHACRALAVCAVITGFFGGVLTLIGMKCTKIGGSEVANARVTFAGAITYLVSGFCGMITYSWWASKVITEFLDPNFRAQKFELGAAVFIGWGGSILLLSGGTVLSYFSGKEGLPSTSPKTPRRPATYATARTRRTYMLPASSSRVTLAPPLFYEGRKSRATRAPTKSSRAFSRDSFV, from the exons ATGAAGTACAGGACGGTGGTGATGTACATGGAGATCGGCTGCTTCGTGTCCTGCCTGTGTGGCTGGATCCTGGTGTGTTCCACTCTTCCCACAGAGTACTGGACCTTCTCCGAGGTGGGCAGCATCGTGCTGACCACCTCCAACTATTACTCCAACCTGTGGAAGGACTGCATCTCAGACACCACGGGGGTGTCCGACTGCAAGGACTACCCCTCCATGCTGGCCCTGCCTG CGTTCCTACACGCCTGCAGGGCACTCGCTGTCTGCGCCGTCATCACCGGCTTCTTCGGAGGCGTCCTCACACTCATAGGGATGAAATGCACCAAAATAGGTGGATCAGAGGTCGCCAATGCCAGGGTGACCTTTGCAGGTGCTATAACCTATCTGGtctcag GATTCTGTGGTATGATCACCTACTCATGGTGGGCCAGCAAAGTCATAACAGAATTCTTGGATCCAAATTTCAGAGCACAGAA ATTTGAACTTGGAGCTGCAGTTTTCATTGGCTGGGGAGGCTCCATCCTTCTACTCTCTGGAGGGACGGTGCTGAGTTACTTCTCTGGAAAAGAGGGTCTACCATCAAC TTCTCCAAAAACACCAAGGAGACCGGCCACTTACGCCACTGCCCGGACCAGGCGGACCTACATGCTGCCCGCCTCATCGTCCAGGGTGACTCTGGCTCCGCCGCTGTTTTATGAAGGCAGGAAGAGCCGAGCAACCAGAGCACCAACCAAGAGCAGTCGGGCCTTCAGCAGGGACAGCTTTGTCTGA
- the dzip1 gene encoding cilium assembly protein DZIP1: MTKPFHDRVYYPYTSDTQGTHSSAGIPSLLNSPLSQHSVNGHSVPAPGMTPSSGTSSILPFKFRPRRESVDWRRINAVDIDLVVSQLDVDALQEHISTVTFCCLDGERCQRCQSPVDPALVKLLQLAQLTVEWLLHCQEFLTLNLRASEERLAAADREREQLLGQQKTLEEKMKTLTAELKQRKKVIRTQQSLLAPRIVSSQKCPQCDKSFLNSSFLQNHMQRRHPDEYEMQLRSDSEKKSQMDILKLEISSLKEQIAQQQQALLVKTAQEKEQQSMHRDLQRELDRFKAEEMARMDRKIEDSRDGMRREMEFLYTRNIQALNEANQNLTAKHEKSSSPVHSQPERDLDNYREMQIQAIQKLEQQLKKQDKKWESRLQEMKAQHESEKNQLLNELSRTQSSVSEHQERSHRLQQEMGRRLQEKEQTIKAQREQIRNVSSNPPTKVVEVPVIVSASAPEPKAKRVVLDSSSMSEKRPVEKKPEPVPEKRQRVTTSALKRNPSIKKEMRPDLEEALIKKLENLGVKPDQSGLKNKELASILAKVHSKRESSAKGLPDYWRHREELASMVEQKLGSQRRGSDPAPESQARSRQSVQVVQIRPRSSSLPSRATQVMSGPAVKQPKTPQPAPRTKTTAHPKTSTPSSKTALRTFTPKTPPFSSDEESEEEDTDKEEEQPQKQQRGKSPQPRLNQATLVQSRANKASPVQARQTPARLSFTSNLQQARGSVGGVTKTAVTKIESEEEEEDEDEWSEVSELQEIDPRQLQSHKDQNGNVDKRNFGKENKINDLARKMEKQFADRAVKKPAGGVSILPERKDEVQELTYTDLEESSEWMVSSLEERQEMSKPAQGSGPMKKSLDSPSTSVWGTSTGKGPKSGLTEAGTGSTLKSSLYSLSDISDSEDISNRHS, encoded by the exons ATGACTAAG CCATTTCACGATAGAGTCTACTACCCCTACACCAGTGACACCCAAGGGACCCACTCATCAGCAGGGATCCCATCCCTCCTGAATTCCCCGCTCAGCCAGCACTCTGTAAACGGCCACTCTGTACCTGCACCAGGCATGACTCCATCCAGCGGGACATCCAGCATCCTCCCTTTCAAGTTCCGCCCTCGCAGGGAGAGCGTGGACTGGCGGCGGATCAACGCAGTGGACATAGACCTGGTGGTGAGCCAACTGGATGTGGACGCCCTTCAGGAGCACATCAGCACAGTGACCTTCTGCTGCTTGGACGGGGAGCGGTGCCAGCGGTGCCAGAGCCCCGTGGATCCGGCTCTGGTTAAGCTCTTGCAGCTCGCCCAGCTCACAGTGGAGTGGCTCCTCCACTGCCAGGAATTTCTCACCCTCAACCTGCGTGCCTCCGAAGAGAGACTGGCGGCCGCCGACAGGGAGCGCGAGCAGCTGCTGGGTCAGCAGAAGAcgctggaggagaagatgaagacGCTGACCGCCGAGCTCAAGCAGAGGAAGAAGGTTATTCGTACCCAGCAGTCCCTGCTCGCGCCACGAATCGTCAGCAGCCAGAAG tGTCCACAGTGTGATAAATCCTTCCTGAATTCCTCCTTTCTCCAGAATCACATGCAGCGCCGCCATCCTGACGAGTATGAGATGC AGTTGCGGTCAGACAGTGAGAAGAAATCTCAGATGGACATCCTCAAACTGGAGATCAGCAGCCTGAAGGAGCAGATTGCTCAGCAACAACAGGCATTGTTAGTGAAAACAGCTCAG gaaaaagagcagcagtCCATGCACAGAGACCTGCAGAGAGAACTGGACCGCTTCAAGGCTGAGGAGATGGCACGCATGGACAGAAAGATAGAGGACAGCAGAGATGGCATGCGCAGGGAGATGGAGTTTCTTTACACCCGAAATATTCAGGCTCTCAAT GAAGCAAATCAGAATCTGACAGCCAAGCATGAAAAATCAAGCAGCCCTGTTCACTCACAGCCGGAGAGAGATCTGGACAACTACAGAGAGATGCAGATACAAGCCATCCAAAAGCTGGAACAGCAGCTGAAGAAGCAG GATAAAAAGTGGGAATCCAGGCTGCAGGAAATGAAGGCTCAACACGAGTCTGAAAAGAATCAG CTGCTGAACGAGCTGAGCCGAACACAGTCATCTGTGTCTGAGCACCAGGAGCGCAGCcacaggctgcagcaggagatggggaggaggctgcaggagaAAGAGCAAACCATCAAGGCTCAGAGGGAGCAG ATAAGGAATGTTTCTTCAAATCCACCGACCAAAGTAGTGGAAGTACCAG TCATTGTCAGTGCATCAGCTCCAGAGCCTAAAGCAAAGAGAGTTGTACTTG ACTCAAGCAGCATGTCTGAGAAGAGGCCAGTGGAGAAGAAGCCTGAGCCTGTACCAGAGAAGAGGCAGAGGGTGACCACCAGTGCTCTGAAAAGGAACCCCAGCATCAAGAAAGAGATGCGGCCAGACCTTGAGGAGGCTCTTATCAAGAAGCTGGAGAACCTGGGAGTCAAACCT GATCAGAGTGGTCTGAAGAACAAAGAGCTCGCTTCCATCCTGGCCAAGGTGCATTCAAAGCGAGAGAGCTCTGCTAAGGGACTACCTGACTACTGGCGCCATCGGGAGGAGTTAGCCAGCATGGTGGAGCAGAAGCTGGGTAGTCAAAGGAGAGGCAGCGACCCTGCTCCTGAGTCACAGGCCAGATCCAGACAATCGGTGCAAG TGGTGCAGATCCGGCCTCGATCCAGTAGCCTGCCCTCCAGAGCAACCCAGGTGATGTCTGGGCCTGCAGTGAAACAGCCCAAAACCCCACAGCCAGCACCAAGGACCAAGACCACCGCTCATCCAAAGACCTCTACACCCAGCAGCAAGACCGCTCTGAGGACTTTCACACCCAA GACCCCTCCTTTCAGTTCGGATGAGGAATCTGAAGAAGAGGACACTGACAAGGAGGAAGAACAGCCCCAGAAACAGCAGAGGGGCAAGTCACCACAGCCCAGACTAAACCAGGCGACTCTGGTCCAAAGCAGAGCAAACAAAGCCAGTCCAGTCCAGGCCAGGCAGACTCCAGCCAGGCTCTCATTCACCTCCAACCTCCAGCAGGCCAGGGGGTCAGTGGGTGGTGTGACCAAGACAGCAGTGACAAAGAtagagagcgaggaggaggaggaagatgaggacgAGTGGTCAGAGGTCAGCGAGCTGCAGGAGATTGACCCAAGGCAACTGCAGAGTCACAAAGACCAGAACGGTAACGTGGATAAGAGGAACTTTGGTAAAG AGAACAAAATCAACGACCTGGCCAGAAAAATGGAGAAGCAGTTTGCAGACAGAGCGGTAAAGAAACCAGCAGGGGGCGTCAGCATCTTACCAGAGAGAAAGGATGAGGTCCAGGAACTCACG TACACAGATCTAGAGGAGAGCAGCGAGTGGATGGTCTCCTCCTTAGAGGAAAGACAGGAAATGTCTAAACCAGCTCAGGGCTCTGGACCAATGAAGAAGAGCCTGGACTCACCCAGTACCAGCGTTTGGGGAACCTCCACAGGAAAGGGTCCCAAATCAG GTCTGACTGAAGCTGGAACGGGCAGCACACTGAAGAGCAGCCTGTACTCACTCAGTGACATCAGTGACTCCGAGGACATTAGCAATAGGCACAGTTAA
- the cldn10e gene encoding claudin-10 — MQIRVVQIWGFLMTVLGWIFVACTMAMEGWKITSIGGMGGSSIIKVAWYWSSLWRSCFTDSTAVSNCYDFPVLWSVEGSIQIVRGLLMAALSLGMLGFVLSLMGMECTFIGGKDRSKYKKIYAGGWCHIISGSLSTGGYAVYAQYVSVEYFNPDIDGLKYDLGTPLFLGWVGSAFHMTGGFFYLWSVCTPLCGGEHTVVIKPLPDPEQNKSTTALSTVSEITTKTKVSSVSELSSKSERSDLSGISSRSERTSKSGRTARSGRSSKTGRTARSLGSRSGSRSGSESGASSRSSGSTLSESSSSSSGRTVSSLSGSSRSEKSFIKNSYI; from the exons ATGCAGATTCGTGTGGTTCAGATTTGGGGTTTCCTGATGACAGTTTTGGGCTGGATCTTCGTGGCCTGCACCATGGCCATGGAGGGCTGGAAGATCACCTCAATCGGGGGCATGGGGGGCTCCTCCATCATCAAGGTGGCCTGGTACTGGTCCAGCCTGTGGAGATCCTGTTTTACAGACTCAACTGCTGTCAGCAACTGTTACGACTTCCCTGTGCTCTGGTCTGTAGAGG GCTCCATCCAGATAGTGCGAGGCCTGCTGATGGCAGCTCTGTCCCTGGGCATGCTGGGTTTTGTGCTTAGTCTGATGGGCATGGAGTGCACCTTCATTGGGGGAAAAGACCGGTCAAAGTATAAGAAGATCTACGCTGGCGGATGGTGCCACATAATCAGCG GTTCGCTGTCCACAGGTGGATATGCAGTTTACGCACAGTATGTGTCAGTAGAATACTTCAACCCTGACATTGATGGTCTGAA gtATGACCTTGGCACCCCGTTGTTCCTCGGGTGGGTCGGCTCGGCCTTTCACATGACTGGTGGTTTCTTCTATCTGTGGTCGGTGTGTACGCCgctctgtggaggagagcaCAC ggtAGTGATCAAGCCACTACCAGATCCTGAGCAGAACAAGTCCACCACAGCTCTGTCCACAGTGTCTGAGATCACCACTAAGACCAAAGTGTCCTCCGTTTCCGAGCTGTCTTCCAAGTCTGAACGCTCAGACCTGTCCGGCATTTCCTCGAGATCAGAACGTACATCGAAATCCGGACGCACAGCCAGGTCAGGGCGGTCATCGAAGACTGGGCGAACAGCCAGGTCCTTGGGGTCGAGGTCAGGGTCACGATCGGGGTCGGAGTCTGGTGCCTCGTCCAGGTCCAGCGGATCAACTCTGTCAGAgtcgagcagcagcagcagcggccgGACAGTGTCGTCGCTGTCAGGCAGTTCCAGGAGTGAGAAGTCGTTCATCAAAAACTCTTACATCTGA